From Cygnus atratus isolate AKBS03 ecotype Queensland, Australia chromosome 1, CAtr_DNAZoo_HiC_assembly, whole genome shotgun sequence, the proteins below share one genomic window:
- the MZT1 gene encoding mitotic-spindle organizing protein 1: MASNAASLNAVRETMDVLFEISRILNTGLDMETLSICVRLCEQGINPEALSSVIKELRKATEALKAAENMTG, from the exons ATGGCGAGCAACGCCGCCAGCCTCAACGCCGTGCGGGAGACCATGGACG ttcTGTTTGAGATTTCAAGAATATTAAACACTGGCTTGGATATGGAGACCTTGTCTATTTGTGTGCGACTTTGTGAGCAGGGCATCAATCCAGAAGCATTATCTTCTGTTATTAAAGAACTGCGTAAAGCTACAGAAGCTCTAAAG gcTGCTGAAAATATGACAGGCTGA